The Halobellus sp. MBLA0158 genome has a window encoding:
- a CDS encoding DUF6757 family protein — MKCHYCDRDAAYAAEKDGIKVGLCERHFRTQVEALADSEELAAIREQIDIDRTE, encoded by the coding sequence ATGAAGTGCCACTACTGCGACCGGGATGCCGCGTACGCCGCGGAGAAGGACGGAATCAAGGTCGGGCTGTGTGAGCGGCACTTCCGGACGCAGGTCGAAGCGCTCGCGGACTCCGAGGAACTGGCCGCGATCCGCGAGCAGATCGACATCGACCGGACCGAGTAA
- a CDS encoding DUF5789 family protein: MRLNRTGELIDAHEFPATTEELIEAYGDQTIELPNGSARLGDVLARAGSETYTDADDARSALHCGLGHEAIGRRYYSDRDAYAMGEDGPQQVSF; this comes from the coding sequence ATGCGCTTGAACCGCACCGGCGAACTCATCGACGCTCACGAGTTCCCGGCGACGACCGAGGAACTCATCGAGGCGTACGGCGACCAGACTATCGAACTCCCCAACGGGTCCGCCCGCCTCGGAGACGTACTCGCCCGTGCGGGTTCGGAGACCTACACGGACGCCGACGACGCCCGCTCGGCCCTTCACTGCGGGCTCGGCCACGAGGCCATCGGCCGACGGTATTACAGCGACCGCGACGCCTACGCGATGGGCGAGGACGGTCCACAGCAGGTCTCCTTCTGA
- the rio1 gene encoding serine/threonine-protein kinase Rio1: MTDPERGSDPDPDPDFDDDEDFGFLAPDEVEAPGDEWEEIDVTDTEADRIARRRDREFDEFRKRLKDADQFKVEQSVFDDATFAAIYKLVQDGHIDAFGGPISTGKEANVYEALGSHDGSERDVAVKIYRINASNFRQMREYLEGDPRFEGLGNDKKQVVLAWTRKEFANLKRAREAGVRVPEPIAVERNVLVMELVGLVEDRARRLAEVDVENPETAYDVVSEYMRRLYSAGLVHGDLSEYNMIIHDGELVVIDLGQAVTVHHPNADEFLRRDCRNVAAFFGRQGLDASGDELYDFVTAVEPEPAGEPDGPDVADG, from the coding sequence ATGACCGACCCCGAGCGCGGTTCCGACCCCGATCCCGACCCGGATTTCGACGACGACGAGGACTTCGGCTTCTTGGCGCCCGACGAGGTAGAAGCGCCCGGCGACGAGTGGGAGGAGATCGACGTCACCGACACCGAGGCAGACCGGATCGCCCGGCGCCGCGATCGGGAGTTCGACGAGTTCCGGAAGCGGCTGAAGGACGCCGACCAGTTCAAGGTCGAGCAGTCGGTCTTCGACGACGCCACCTTCGCGGCGATCTACAAGCTCGTCCAGGACGGCCACATCGACGCCTTCGGCGGGCCGATCTCGACGGGGAAGGAGGCGAACGTCTATGAGGCGCTGGGGAGCCACGACGGGAGCGAGCGGGACGTCGCGGTGAAGATCTACCGCATCAACGCCTCGAACTTCCGGCAGATGCGGGAGTACCTGGAGGGCGACCCGCGCTTCGAGGGCCTCGGCAACGACAAGAAGCAGGTCGTCCTCGCGTGGACGCGCAAGGAGTTCGCGAACCTGAAGCGGGCGCGGGAGGCCGGCGTCCGCGTCCCCGAACCGATCGCCGTCGAGCGGAACGTCCTCGTGATGGAGCTGGTCGGGCTCGTCGAAGACCGGGCGCGGCGGCTCGCCGAGGTCGACGTCGAGAACCCCGAGACGGCCTACGACGTCGTCAGCGAGTATATGCGGCGGCTCTACTCCGCAGGCTTGGTCCACGGCGACCTCTCGGAGTACAATATGATCATCCACGACGGCGAACTCGTCGTGATCGACCTCGGCCAGGCGGTGACGGTCCACCACCCCAACGCCGACGAGTTCCTCCGGCGCGACTGCCGGAACGTGGCCGCCTTCTTCGGCCGGCAGGGGCTCGACGCGAGCGGCGACGAGCTCTACGACTTCGTCACCGCGGTCGAGCCCGAGCCCGCCGGCGAGCCCGACGGGCCGGACGTCGCCGACGGATAA
- a CDS encoding NAD(P)H-binding protein, translated as MDVLVTGATGFVGCRLVPALLDAGHDVTALVRDAGRYDAPDGVRTVEGDLLEPGSFDAALEVDAAYYLVHSMRAGADFEARDRRAARNFADAAAAAGVERVIYLGGLGEDRDRLSEHLRSRREVERILGDADYALTTLRAAILIGRGSASFEMIRQLSSRLPVMVTPRWVDTKCQPIFVDDAIAYLVGVLSLPETAGETYEIGGPDVLTYREILLRVGAKRGRRPVVLPVPVLSTRLSSLWVDLVTDVPAAVARPLIEGLKNPVVVRDHRIESLIDVDRTPFDEAVARALGDESPRETDAGASGRVGR; from the coding sequence ATGGACGTGCTCGTGACGGGGGCGACGGGGTTCGTCGGATGCCGGCTCGTCCCGGCGCTCCTCGACGCCGGCCACGACGTGACCGCCCTGGTCCGCGACGCCGGGCGCTACGACGCCCCCGACGGCGTTCGGACCGTCGAGGGCGACCTGCTGGAGCCGGGGAGCTTCGACGCGGCGCTGGAGGTCGACGCCGCCTACTACCTGGTCCACTCGATGCGCGCCGGCGCCGACTTCGAGGCGCGCGACCGCCGCGCGGCGCGGAACTTCGCGGACGCGGCCGCCGCGGCCGGGGTCGAGCGCGTGATCTACCTCGGCGGCCTCGGCGAGGACCGGGACCGGCTCTCCGAGCACCTGCGCTCGCGCCGCGAGGTCGAGCGGATCCTCGGCGACGCCGACTACGCGCTCACGACGCTCCGGGCCGCGATCCTGATCGGCCGGGGGTCGGCGAGTTTCGAGATGATCCGGCAACTCTCCTCGCGGCTGCCGGTGATGGTGACGCCGCGGTGGGTCGACACGAAGTGCCAGCCCATCTTCGTCGACGACGCCATCGCGTACCTCGTGGGGGTGCTTTCCCTCCCCGAGACCGCGGGCGAGACCTACGAGATCGGCGGGCCGGACGTCCTCACCTACCGTGAGATCCTGCTCCGGGTCGGCGCCAAGCGCGGCCGGCGGCCGGTCGTCCTCCCGGTGCCCGTGCTCTCGACGCGCCTGTCCTCGCTGTGGGTCGACCTCGTCACCGACGTCCCCGCCGCGGTCGCGCGCCCGCTGATCGAGGGGCTGAAAAACCCCGTCGTCGTCCGCGACCACCGCATCGAGTCGCTGATCGACGTCGACCGAACGCCGTTCGACGAGGCCGTGGCGCGGGCGCTCGGCGACGAATCGCCCCGCGAGACCGACGCCGGCGCCTCGGGACGGGTCGGTCGCTGA
- a CDS encoding DICT sensory domain-containing protein yields the protein MALRDFIEEFASGERETSLSIVNSEQPPMVARMLDSLFSDQPVSVSEATRILSDSDIVQLRRDGSVVAESPFTDVRDSVLAVNSDIYITGARPLSEIQTPDVVHNLEGTRFRVRGYPAGTKGKLLLIEISRYIEAMALRHGEGELHTGFQRLSRIADERGTERAYRQLSHTDLDVHVYGLGSPKRVVSSPLTVHNDDAPEIRNGWFVVFTPPADGDGEGAALIAVTDDGDEWDGVWTLDADAARRVRRHLSERYGAN from the coding sequence ATGGCACTCCGGGACTTCATCGAGGAATTCGCATCCGGAGAGCGGGAGACGTCGCTTTCGATCGTTAACAGCGAACAGCCGCCGATGGTCGCGCGGATGCTGGATTCGCTCTTTTCGGACCAGCCCGTGTCGGTCTCCGAGGCCACCCGGATCCTCTCGGACTCGGACATCGTCCAACTGCGGCGCGACGGCAGCGTCGTCGCCGAGTCCCCGTTCACCGACGTCCGCGACTCCGTCCTCGCGGTCAACTCCGACATCTACATCACGGGGGCCCGGCCCCTCTCGGAGATCCAGACCCCCGACGTCGTTCACAACCTCGAAGGCACGCGGTTCCGCGTCCGCGGCTACCCGGCCGGTACGAAGGGGAAGCTCCTCCTCATCGAGATCTCCCGGTACATCGAGGCGATGGCGCTCCGCCACGGCGAGGGCGAACTCCACACGGGCTTCCAGCGGCTCTCCCGCATCGCGGACGAACGCGGCACTGAACGCGCCTATCGGCAGCTTTCCCACACCGACCTCGATGTCCACGTCTACGGCCTCGGGAGCCCGAAGCGGGTGGTGTCCTCGCCGCTCACGGTCCACAACGACGACGCCCCCGAGATCAGAAACGGGTGGTTCGTGGTGTTCACGCCGCCCGCCGACGGGGACGGCGAGGGCGCGGCGCTCATCGCTGTGACCGACGACGGCGACGAATGGGACGGGGTCTGGACCCTCGACGCCGACGCGGCGCGTCGGGTCCGGCGACACCTCTCGGAGCGGTACGGCGCGAACTGA
- a CDS encoding DUF7530 family protein: MARPELRSEAEPYGETWVYESIVGAVPGVDLTDLQAMAIQLVLFETGVLVLAWAYDLWNAVLPGTVAVAVAAAGSVVMRRFGRRTRRLDLPEPYRRLLFGSSIEVVLGVLAFVALVTHLFVFDPQTAGPGLLEGLFGPEPPVPAVYLTLLILWDLCYRIGTSWWAAVVALWRSLRFEVDPETARQLRRLDATNVAFGLFQLAMVPFLLDRPVLLVAVGGHVVAVAVVSVAAMATLRVRG, translated from the coding sequence ATGGCCCGCCCCGAACTCCGGTCGGAGGCCGAGCCGTACGGCGAGACCTGGGTCTACGAGAGCATCGTCGGCGCGGTCCCCGGCGTCGACCTCACGGACCTGCAGGCGATGGCGATCCAGCTCGTGCTTTTCGAGACCGGCGTACTCGTCCTCGCGTGGGCGTACGACCTCTGGAACGCCGTCCTCCCGGGCACGGTCGCGGTGGCGGTCGCCGCCGCCGGCAGCGTCGTGATGCGGCGGTTCGGGCGGCGGACGCGACGACTCGACCTGCCCGAGCCGTACCGACGGCTCCTCTTCGGGTCGAGCATCGAGGTCGTCCTCGGCGTGCTCGCGTTCGTCGCCCTGGTGACGCACCTATTCGTCTTCGACCCGCAGACCGCCGGACCGGGGCTCCTCGAAGGGCTGTTCGGCCCCGAGCCGCCCGTGCCCGCGGTGTACCTCACGCTGTTGATCCTCTGGGACCTCTGCTACCGGATCGGGACCTCGTGGTGGGCGGCCGTCGTCGCGCTGTGGCGCTCGCTACGGTTCGAGGTCGACCCGGAGACCGCCCGCCAGCTCCGCCGGCTCGACGCGACGAACGTCGCGTTCGGCCTCTTCCAGTTGGCGATGGTGCCGTTCCTCCTGGACCGGCCGGTGCTGCTCGTCGCGGTCGGCGGCCACGTCGTCGCCGTCGCCGTCGTCTCCGTGGCGGCGATGGCGACGCTCCGCGTGCGCGGCTAG
- a CDS encoding KH domain-containing protein: protein MQHVKVPQDRIGVLIGEGGETMREIERRAEVRLDIDSESGAVAIDDVGDPVLGMLAPDVVRAIGRGFTPEAALSILDDELRTFELVDLESHTRNKNDLQRQKGRLIGENGRTRELMEELTGAEVVIKGTTLGVIGQPEEVEAVRRAVGMILDGAPHGAVYSFLERKHNELTQGFDVRQSG, encoded by the coding sequence ATGCAACACGTGAAGGTACCGCAGGATCGGATCGGCGTCCTCATCGGCGAGGGCGGCGAGACGATGCGGGAGATCGAACGCCGGGCCGAGGTGCGCCTCGACATCGACTCCGAGAGCGGCGCCGTCGCTATCGACGACGTGGGCGACCCCGTGTTGGGGATGCTCGCGCCCGACGTCGTGCGGGCGATCGGTCGCGGCTTCACCCCCGAGGCCGCGCTCTCCATCCTCGACGACGAACTGCGGACGTTCGAGCTGGTCGACCTCGAATCGCACACCCGGAACAAGAACGACCTCCAGCGGCAGAAGGGCCGACTCATCGGCGAGAACGGCCGGACGCGAGAGCTGATGGAAGAGCTCACCGGCGCCGAGGTCGTGATCAAGGGCACGACCCTCGGCGTGATCGGACAGCCCGAGGAGGTCGAGGCGGTGCGGCGCGCGGTGGGGATGATCCTCGACGGCGCGCCCCACGGAGCCGTCTACTCGTTCCTCGAACGGAAGCACAACGAACTGACCCAGGGCTTCGACGTCCGGCAGTCCGGCTGA
- a CDS encoding PHP domain-containing protein, giving the protein MPLDRHGDPDGPAPSADLHVHTTASDGVLTVPDLAAAAREGGVDVVAVTDHDRIHPELDAPVTTREGVTVIRGIELRVDAGDQRLDLLGYGVEATGGLRSVTDRIQEDRKRRGAEIVRKVEAHLDVTLDVELREGLGRPTIARAIAESDASYDYKGAFEHLIGDDGPCYVERYVPDAATGVEVLRESCAVVGLAHPFRYPDPDAALDLARDLDAVERYYPYSGSSAEREDPALVDRVAEEADLVRTGGSDAHDRTLGVAGPPAADFDAFAARLPGV; this is encoded by the coding sequence GTGCCTCTCGACCGACACGGCGATCCCGACGGCCCGGCGCCGTCGGCCGATCTCCACGTCCACACGACGGCGTCGGACGGCGTCCTGACGGTCCCGGACCTCGCGGCCGCCGCGCGCGAGGGCGGCGTCGACGTCGTCGCGGTCACCGATCACGACCGGATTCACCCGGAGCTGGACGCCCCGGTGACGACCCGAGAGGGCGTGACCGTGATCCGCGGGATCGAACTCCGCGTCGACGCCGGCGACCAGCGGCTCGACCTCCTGGGCTACGGCGTCGAGGCGACCGGGGGGCTCCGGTCGGTCACAGACCGGATCCAAGAAGACAGGAAGCGCCGCGGGGCCGAGATCGTCCGGAAGGTCGAAGCCCATCTTGACGTCACGCTCGACGTCGAACTCCGCGAGGGCCTCGGCCGGCCGACCATCGCCCGCGCCATCGCCGAGAGCGACGCCTCGTACGACTACAAAGGCGCCTTCGAGCACCTGATCGGCGACGACGGCCCTTGCTACGTCGAACGCTACGTCCCCGACGCCGCGACCGGCGTCGAGGTGCTCCGGGAGTCGTGTGCGGTCGTCGGCCTCGCCCACCCGTTCCGCTATCCCGACCCGGACGCCGCGCTCGATCTGGCCCGCGATCTGGACGCCGTCGAGCGGTACTACCCCTACAGCGGATCGAGCGCCGAGCGCGAGGATCCCGCCCTGGTCGATCGCGTGGCCGAGGAGGCCGACCTCGTCCGGACCGGCGGCTCCGACGCCCACGACCGGACCCTCGGCGTGGCCGGGCCGCCGGCGGCTGACTTCGACGCGTTCGCCGCTCGTCTGCCGGGTGTATGA
- a CDS encoding PHP domain-containing protein yields MRADCHAHTTYSDGAEMGAMLDAADRAGLDAVGLTDHCIVVDDDFGRRERYDLVETYEERREEIHRYRDRIDVDVLDAAEVSYVADAEAETRRFLDSADFAYTIGSVHFAGEYDYTSGSQYAAASDEERRAAVERYYDAVVSAVDAGLFDVLGHLDLPERVPQLRGHSARRDYERVAAALAESDTLPEINAGRLHDSLGRVHPDPAMIECFRAEGVPFVVGSDSHAPAELRERVPALRAFLDDADVSVVDVDAVVSG; encoded by the coding sequence ATGCGGGCGGACTGCCACGCGCACACGACCTACTCCGACGGGGCCGAGATGGGAGCGATGCTCGATGCGGCCGACCGGGCGGGTCTCGACGCCGTCGGCCTGACCGACCACTGCATCGTCGTCGACGACGACTTCGGCCGGCGGGAGCGGTACGACCTCGTCGAGACCTACGAGGAGCGCCGCGAGGAGATTCACCGCTACCGCGACCGGATCGACGTCGACGTGCTCGACGCCGCCGAAGTGAGCTACGTCGCCGACGCGGAGGCGGAGACGCGGCGGTTCCTCGATTCGGCGGATTTCGCGTACACCATCGGGAGCGTCCACTTCGCGGGCGAGTACGACTACACGAGCGGGTCGCAGTACGCGGCCGCGAGCGACGAGGAGCGGCGGGCGGCGGTCGAGCGGTACTACGACGCCGTCGTGTCCGCCGTCGACGCGGGGCTGTTCGACGTGCTCGGTCACCTCGACCTGCCCGAGCGCGTGCCGCAGCTCCGGGGGCACTCGGCGCGGCGCGACTACGAGCGCGTCGCCGCGGCGCTGGCCGAAAGCGACACCCTCCCGGAGATCAACGCCGGCCGCCTCCACGACTCGCTGGGACGAGTCCACCCCGATCCGGCGATGATCGAGTGCTTCCGCGCCGAGGGCGTCCCGTTCGTCGTCGGCTCCGACAGCCACGCGCCGGCGGAGCTCCGCGAGCGAGTGCCCGCGCTTCGGGCGTTTCTGGACGACGCCGACGTCTCGGTCGTCGACGTCGATGCGGTCGTCTCCGGGTGA
- a CDS encoding 2-phosphosulfolactate phosphatase: MDALADAQTEASLADRIIPSRASIPEEPPAGNYVVIDVTHFSTTVVELFANGAEYVHVTEERGDEHAFKESTPRARIGGGSSPEYTPEPGYDFFNSPSYVQDVDVEGRPTAMTSTNGGNAVTDLRRRGGDDVSIYVGGLTNAAAVADHLDGAERTYLVAAGSKGKPSPEDTVGATVIARHLDGDPPSADEQALYEQIAYLGKAHKYERKADVRMTDLVEYDLRANSREIVPELRGQKLYDAAE, translated from the coding sequence ATGGACGCGCTCGCGGACGCACAGACCGAAGCGTCGCTCGCCGATCGGATCATCCCCTCCCGGGCCTCGATCCCCGAGGAGCCGCCCGCGGGGAACTACGTCGTCATCGACGTGACGCACTTTTCGACCACCGTGGTGGAACTGTTCGCCAACGGCGCGGAGTACGTCCACGTCACCGAAGAGCGGGGCGACGAACACGCCTTCAAGGAGTCGACGCCGCGGGCGCGGATCGGCGGCGGCAGCAGCCCCGAGTACACGCCCGAGCCGGGCTATGACTTCTTCAACTCCCCGAGCTACGTGCAGGACGTCGACGTCGAGGGGCGCCCCACGGCGATGACCTCGACGAACGGCGGCAACGCGGTCACCGACCTCAGACGGCGCGGGGGCGACGACGTCTCGATCTACGTCGGCGGGCTGACGAACGCCGCCGCGGTCGCAGACCACCTCGACGGCGCCGAGCGGACGTACCTGGTCGCCGCCGGCTCGAAGGGCAAGCCCTCGCCGGAGGACACCGTGGGCGCGACCGTGATCGCGCGCCACCTCGACGGCGATCCCCCGAGCGCGGACGAGCAGGCCCTCTACGAGCAGATCGCCTACCTCGGCAAGGCCCACAAGTACGAGCGGAAGGCCGACGTCCGGATGACCGATCTGGTCGAGTACGACCTCCGCGCCAACTCCCGGGAGATCGTCCCGGAGCTTCGAGGACAGAAGCTCTACGACGCCGCGGAGTGA
- a CDS encoding DUF5784 family protein: protein MARPLRFRYAPGRWTEDRVVGQIYRDLDRNLGATRRSPWFRPPEGYTGERFEMDNGDVALFLWSDDEAYWLGNTETPEALWRTDKYSFEHVPSDVSRWATRELTAQLHEESPWLEPYPHLSWFFLPVFLSKDGRETTREFFRDHAAGFPDADRDEALEFYESFFRTRALDDWREVMAGKLGTSEYLDLTRMTAAMGEFNVGHLLVKAGYEIEPEIDVSTGHAIDYRAGKGEDAILVEVTRPTPTARRSAGTPIAAVRDTAETKSDGQLEEHGGGVVLFVDCSSFPDDEWRAILAEQPEVHHRPAAVFRLRPSGRVEGYTKGRVPLELPF, encoded by the coding sequence GTGGCACGCCCCCTACGCTTTCGATACGCCCCTGGTCGCTGGACCGAAGACCGGGTGGTCGGGCAGATCTACCGCGATCTCGACCGGAATCTCGGCGCGACGCGCCGCTCCCCGTGGTTCCGTCCCCCGGAGGGCTACACCGGCGAGCGCTTCGAGATGGACAACGGCGACGTCGCTCTCTTTCTGTGGTCCGACGACGAGGCCTACTGGCTCGGCAACACCGAGACGCCCGAGGCGCTCTGGCGCACCGACAAGTACAGCTTCGAGCACGTCCCGAGCGACGTCTCGCGGTGGGCGACGCGCGAACTCACCGCCCAACTGCACGAGGAGAGCCCCTGGCTCGAACCGTACCCGCACCTCTCGTGGTTCTTCCTCCCCGTCTTCCTCTCGAAGGACGGCCGCGAGACGACCCGGGAGTTCTTCCGCGACCATGCCGCGGGCTTTCCCGACGCCGACCGCGACGAGGCCCTGGAGTTCTACGAGTCGTTCTTCCGCACCCGCGCGCTCGACGACTGGCGGGAGGTGATGGCCGGCAAGCTCGGCACCTCCGAGTACCTCGATCTCACGCGGATGACCGCCGCGATGGGCGAGTTCAACGTCGGCCACCTCCTCGTCAAGGCGGGCTACGAGATCGAACCGGAGATCGACGTCTCGACGGGCCACGCCATCGATTACCGGGCGGGAAAGGGCGAGGACGCCATCCTCGTCGAGGTGACGCGCCCGACGCCGACGGCCAGGCGGAGCGCCGGGACGCCGATCGCCGCCGTCCGCGACACCGCCGAGACGAAGTCCGACGGCCAACTGGAAGAACACGGCGGCGGCGTCGTCCTCTTCGTCGACTGCTCGTCGTTCCCCGACGACGAGTGGCGGGCGATCCTCGCCGAGCAGCCGGAGGTCCACCACCGGCCGGCCGCGGTCTTCCGACTCAGACCGTCCGGTCGGGTGGAGGGGTACACGAAGGGGCGCGTGCCCCTCGAACTACCGTTCTAA
- a CDS encoding DUF5786 family protein: protein MSMGAYDDDEHERRERKNGAVDTDFSDDRTVYRGSVEYEAGESAEALLDQFKELNGS from the coding sequence ATGTCGATGGGCGCATACGACGATGACGAACACGAACGTCGTGAGCGGAAGAACGGTGCGGTCGATACGGACTTCTCCGACGACCGAACGGTGTATCGGGGATCCGTGGAGTACGAGGCCGGCGAGTCGGCGGAGGCGCTCCTCGACCAGTTCAAAGAGCTCAACGGGAGCTGA
- the eif1A gene encoding translation initiation factor eIF-1A translates to MSDDENGGRRDLRMPDDDEVFAVVTNMLGANRVKVRCADGVERTARIPGRMQKRIWIREDDVVLVEPWDWQDEKADVVWRYEKSEADQLREEGHIQ, encoded by the coding sequence ATGAGCGACGACGAGAACGGGGGGCGACGAGACCTCCGGATGCCCGACGACGACGAGGTGTTCGCCGTCGTCACGAATATGCTCGGGGCGAACCGCGTGAAAGTCCGCTGTGCCGACGGCGTCGAGCGGACCGCGCGGATTCCCGGCCGGATGCAAAAGCGCATCTGGATCCGCGAGGACGACGTCGTCCTGGTCGAGCCCTGGGACTGGCAGGACGAGAAGGCCGACGTGGTGTGGCGCTACGAGAAGTCCGAGGCCGACCAACTGCGCGAGGAAGGCCACATCCAGTGA
- the thsA gene encoding thermosome subunit alpha codes for MIILGEDSQRTQGKDAQSMNISAGKAVAESVRTTLGPKGMDKMLVDSGGSVVVTNDGVTILKEMDIDHPAANMIVEVSETQEDEVGDGTTTAVVVAGELLDQAEELIEQDVHATTIAQGYRQAAEKAKEILEENAIEVSKEDRETLVKIAETAMTGKGAESSKDQLAELVVDAVLAVADENSVDTDNVSVEKVVGGAIENSELVEGVIVDKERVHENMPFGVEDADVALFDGALEVRETEIDAEVNVTDPDQLQQFLDQEEEQLKEMVDKLVDVGADVVFVGDGIDDMAQHYLAKEGILAVRRAKSSDLKKLARATGGNVVGSLDDIEADDLGFAGSVAQKDIGGDERIFVEDVEDAKSVTLILRGGTEHVVDELERAIEDSLGVVKTTLNDGKVLPGGGAPETELSMELGEFASSVGGREQLAIEAFTEALDVIPRTLAENAGLDPIESLVNLRKEHADGDIGAGLDAYTGEIVNMEDDGVVEPLRVKTQAIESATEAAVMILRIDDVIAAGDLKGGGSDDGGDEGGAPGGAGGMGGMGGMGGMGGAM; via the coding sequence ATGATCATTCTGGGCGAGGACTCCCAGCGCACACAGGGGAAGGACGCGCAGTCGATGAACATCTCGGCCGGCAAAGCCGTCGCCGAGTCCGTCCGGACCACGCTGGGTCCGAAAGGGATGGACAAGATGCTCGTCGACTCCGGCGGGTCCGTCGTCGTGACCAACGACGGCGTAACCATCCTCAAGGAGATGGACATCGACCACCCGGCGGCGAACATGATCGTCGAGGTCTCCGAGACCCAGGAGGACGAGGTCGGAGACGGAACGACGACCGCCGTCGTCGTGGCCGGTGAGCTCCTCGATCAGGCCGAAGAGCTCATCGAGCAGGACGTCCACGCGACCACCATCGCCCAGGGCTACCGCCAGGCTGCAGAGAAGGCCAAGGAGATCCTCGAGGAGAACGCCATCGAGGTCTCGAAGGAGGACCGCGAGACGCTCGTCAAGATCGCCGAGACGGCGATGACGGGCAAGGGCGCAGAGTCCTCGAAGGACCAGCTCGCCGAGCTCGTCGTCGACGCCGTGCTGGCGGTCGCCGACGAGAACTCCGTCGACACCGACAACGTCTCCGTCGAGAAGGTCGTCGGCGGCGCCATCGAGAACTCCGAGCTCGTCGAGGGCGTCATCGTGGACAAAGAGCGCGTCCACGAGAACATGCCCTTCGGCGTCGAGGACGCCGACGTCGCGCTGTTCGACGGCGCGCTGGAGGTCCGCGAGACGGAGATCGACGCCGAGGTCAACGTCACCGACCCCGACCAGCTCCAGCAGTTCCTCGACCAGGAAGAAGAACAGCTCAAGGAGATGGTCGACAAGCTCGTCGACGTCGGCGCCGACGTCGTCTTCGTCGGTGACGGCATCGACGACATGGCCCAGCACTACCTCGCGAAGGAGGGTATTCTGGCCGTTCGCCGCGCGAAGTCCTCCGACCTGAAGAAGCTCGCCCGCGCGACCGGCGGCAACGTCGTCGGCTCGCTCGACGACATCGAGGCCGACGACCTCGGCTTCGCCGGCTCCGTCGCCCAGAAGGACATCGGCGGCGACGAGCGCATCTTCGTCGAGGACGTCGAGGACGCCAAATCCGTCACGCTCATCCTCCGCGGCGGCACCGAGCACGTCGTCGACGAGCTTGAACGCGCCATCGAGGACTCCCTGGGCGTCGTGAAGACGACCCTCAACGACGGCAAGGTCCTGCCCGGCGGCGGCGCGCCGGAGACCGAACTGTCGATGGAGCTCGGCGAGTTCGCCAGCTCCGTCGGCGGCCGCGAGCAGCTCGCGATCGAGGCGTTCACCGAGGCGCTCGACGTCATCCCGCGCACCCTCGCCGAGAACGCCGGCCTCGACCCCATCGAGTCGCTCGTCAACCTCCGCAAGGAGCACGCTGACGGCGATATCGGTGCGGGCCTGGACGCCTACACCGGCGAGATCGTCAACATGGAGGACGACGGCGTCGTCGAACCCCTCCGCGTCAAGACGCAGGCCATCGAGTCCGCCACCGAGGCGGCCGTGATGATCCTCCGCATCGACGACGTCATCGCCGCCGGCGACCTCAAGGGCGGCGGCAGCGACGACGGCGGCGACGAGGGCGGCGCGCCCGGCGGCGCCGGCGGTATGGGCGGCATGGGCGGCATGGGCGGTATGGGCGGCGCAATGTAA